ACCCCGGCGGCCAGCCCGATGGCCAGGGCCCAGCCGAACTCGCCCACGGTCGGCGTTCCGAGGGCCGGGATGTGCGGCACCGCCAGCGAGAACGTGCCGAATCCGGTGATGTGGTCGAGGCCCACGAAGATGAGCGCGCCGATGCCGGCCGCGAGCAGCCCGGGCGCCAGCACCACGCTGGCCATGCTCCCGCCGACGCCGACCGCCTCCAGGAGCAGGAACGCGCCCGCGAGCGGCGAGATCAGCAGCGTCGAGATGGCCGCGAAGCTGCCGGCCGCGCCGACCAGGACCAGCGCCTTCTCGGGGGTGTCGCGCTTGATCAGCCGCGCGATCAGCACCGCCAGGCCCGAGCCGATGAGCACCAGCGGGCCCTCCGGACCGAGCACCGCACCGAACGCCAGCGTCGCCAGCGACGCGAAGGCGACGCCGGGCAGGTCGCGAGCGCTGACGGTCGGACCCGAGGCGAAGCCCTCGGCCGGGTTGTGCCCCCCGTTGCCCGGCAGATATCGCAGGCTCAGCCCGACCAGCACGCCGCCGACCGCGACCATCGGGATCGGCCACCACACCGGCGTGCCGGCGAACCCGAGGTGGTGGGGCAGGTCGGTGAGGAAGAAGGGCTGGGCCTTGTTGACCAACTCCAGGTAGAAATACGCGACGATCGCCACGGGTACGCCGACCGCCGCGCCCAGGATCAGCAGCGCCACGTAGCCGCGGCTGCGCAGCATCTCCATCGGGCTGGGCGAGGTCGTCGGTGAGCTGGCCACGACGTTGATCTTCCGGAGGTTCCGCCGCCCGCGGGCCGACATCGCGAAATTCGGCGAAGCCGGCCCACGAACGGCTGACGGACCAGGCGGCTACGGGAGGAAGCCGGTCCGCCGGAAATAGTCGACGTAGGTCTCGAGGAGCCCGGCGTGCGGCGCCGGACACGTGGCGCCGCTCGGACCGGGCTCGAGGAACACCTCGTGGTCGGGTCCCCAGGCCGTCGCGGCGAAGCTGTCGACCAGCGCGTGTGCTGCGTTGGCCGGGTCGGCACCGACCAGGTCGGTCCACTTGCGACGGTCGAGGTCGGTGAGCGGATAGCCGGCCCGCCGCACCTGGTCGACGAGCGCCGTGAACGTCACCGGCACCGGGTTGGCCTGGTGGTGCGTGCCGCCCGTGCCCAACCGCACCAGGTCGGCGATCGCCCGGGCCGCATGGTCGACCGGGACGAGGTCGAACGCCAGGTCGGTGTCGGCCGGCACACCGCCGATTTGGACGCACCCCTTGAGGATCCGCCAGAGGAAGTCGTCACGCTGGCACGCGCCGGTGGTCGCGGCGCCGCTGACCCGGGCGAGCCGGTGGATGGTCACCGGAATGCCGCGGGACCGGGCCACTTCGCACACGCCCTCGGCGACCCATTTCGACCGCTGGTAGCCGGTGACCAGCCGGTCCGGCGGTGGCAGCGGTGCGTCGGCCGTCGCCCGGCCGGCGCCGCGGGGGGCGTAGCCGAACACGCCCATCGACGAGAGATGGTGGACGACGGCGCCCGTGTCGGCCGCCACCTCGAGGATCCGTCGTGTTCCGCCGACGTTGGTCGCGGCGAGCTGGTGGTAGGGCCGGAGGAAATGCACGTCGGCCGCCGCGTGCACGATCGTGTCGATCCGCTCGGGCAACCCGGTCGGCGCGCTGTCCACGGCCAGGTCGGCGATGCGCACGTCGACGTTGCCGGTCGGCTCGGCCAGGCCGTACCCCCGCAGGTTCTTCCTGATCCGGTCGAGTCCGTCGGTCGAGCGCACGACGCAGGTGACCCGCACCGCGGGGTCCGCGGCCAGCTCGTGGAGCAGGAAGGCGCCGAGGAAACCGGTCGCACCCGTCAACAGAACGTGCCGGGGCGACCGGCGGCGCGGCACCACCTCGGGCGCCAGGCTGACCTCGGCCACCAGGTCGACCGGCTCCTGCGGCGCGGCGAATCCGTCGAGTCGCGCGGCGAGACGGGCCGCGGTCGGTGCGGCGAACAGGTCGGCGACGGTCAACACCAACCCGGCGTCGCGCGCGGCGCTGATCAGGCCGACCGCGCGCAGGCTGTCGCCTCCGGCGGCGAAGTAGTCGTCGTCGGAACCGATGTCGCGGCCGAGGCTGGCCCCGAAGAGCGCGCAGAGCTGCCGCTCCCGGACCGTTTCCGGCCGGCGGGACGTCGGCTCGGCGGTCAGGGCGGGCGCGGGCAGGGCTCCACGGTCGACCTTGCCGTTGGCGGTGAGCGGCAACGCGTCCAGCACCGTCACACTGGCCGGCACCATGTAGTCGGGCAGCCGCCGCCCGGCCGCCGCCCGCAACACTCCGATGTCGACGGTTCGGCCGGGAGCCGCCGTGACATAGGCGGCAAGCGTGGCCTCGGTGTCGTCCCGCCGGGCCACCACGACCGCGCTGCCGACCTCGGCCGCCGCGGCGAGAACGGCCTCGATCTCGCCGAGCTCGATCCGGAACCCACGGATCTTCACCTGGTGGTCGGTGCGGCCGAGGAACTCGAGCGCGCCGCCGGCGGTGCGGCGCACCAGGTCTCCGGTGCGGTAGAGCCGCCCCTGGTCGGCGAACGGATCCTGCCGGAACCGGTCGGCGGTCAGCGTGGGCCGGTCGAGGTAGCCGTCGGCGACCCCGTCGCCGCCGATGCACAGCTCACCGGGCACCCCGACAGGCAGCGGCCGCAACTGGTCGTCGAGCACGTAGAGGCGGGTGTTGGCCACCGGTTGGCCGAGGGTGATGGGCGCTCCGGCGACGACGCGGCTCACCGTCGACCAGACCGTCGTCTCGGTCGGGCCGTAGAGGTTCCAGACGGCCTCGGCGCGGATGCGGAGCCCGTCGGCGAGGTCGCGGGTCAACGCTTCACCGCCGCACCACGCGCGCAGGCCGGGCGAGCCGCCCCAGCCCGCCGCGATGAGCATCTTCCAGGTGACCGGCGTGGCCTGGAGCACGGTCGGCCGCTCCCGCCCGATCAGCTCGCACAAGGCGTGCCCGTCCCGTGCCGTGTCGGCGTCGGCGAGGTGCACAGCGCCGCCGACCAGCAACGGCCCGAACAGCTCCAGGACGGCGATGTCGAAACAGACCGTCGTGACGGCGAGCATCCGATCGCCGGCGGTCAGCCCGGGTTCGCGGACCATCGAGGAGAGGAAGTTGGTCAGCGCGCGGTGGCCGATCTGCACACCCTTGGGCCGGCCGGTGGACCCGGAGGTGTAGATGACATAGGCCCGGTCGTCCGGGTCGGCGGCATCCGGGTGATCCTTGGCGGGGGCCGGGCCGAGCTGGCCCAGGTGCAGGATCGCCGGTGCGGCGGCGGCCACGCGGGGATCGGGCGCGCTGTCCGCGACGAGCAGCCGCACCCGCGCGTCGTCGAGCATCGTCGCGATGCGCTCGGGCGGGTAGACCGGGTCGAGCGGCACGTAGGCCGCGCCGGTTCGCAGCACCGCCAGCAGCGTGGCCACCAGGTCCGGCGTGCGTCCGACCGAGACACCGACGAGGTCACCCGGGCCGACGCCGTGCGCCGCGATGTGGGCGGCGAGTTCGTGGGTCCGCGCGTGTAGTTGCCGGTAGGTCAACTGCTGTCCGGCCGAGGTGACGGCCGGCACGTCGGGTGTGCGGTCGACCTGGTCGGCGATGAGCTGGTGGATACAGCGGTCACGCGGATAGTCGACCGGCGCGACGGTGGGGGCAGCGGTCAGCAGGGGCGTGGTGTCCGGCGCCCCGCCACCGGCGAGCCCAGACCGGAACATGGCGAACGCGTCGACCAGCGCGCGGGCCTCGGTCGCGGCAGCGACGCTGTCGGCCACCCACCAGCGGCACGATCCGTCGGGGTCGACCGTGATCCGCAGGACCACCGCCGGACCGGCGGCCGCCGGCTGCCCGGTCAGGTCGAGCTCGATCGGGAACCCGTCGTCGAGCTGGCGGGCGTCGTGCAGGCGGGGATGTCGCACGAACACGTCGCGCAGGTAGGTCCCCGACGCGCGCGCCGCGTCGAGCCGTGCCGCGACCTCGCCCGCGTAGCCGGTGAAGTCC
This genomic interval from Asanoa ferruginea contains the following:
- a CDS encoding chloride channel protein, with product MASSPTTSPSPMEMLRSRGYVALLILGAAVGVPVAIVAYFYLELVNKAQPFFLTDLPHHLGFAGTPVWWPIPMVAVGGVLVGLSLRYLPGNGGHNPAEGFASGPTVSARDLPGVAFASLATLAFGAVLGPEGPLVLIGSGLAVLIARLIKRDTPEKALVLVGAAGSFAAISTLLISPLAGAFLLLEAVGVGGSMASVVLAPGLLAAGIGALIFVGLDHITGFGTFSLAVPHIPALGTPTVGEFGWALAIGLAAGVVGTAIRRLAFQIQATVPPRPLLVTPIAGLVVGGLAAIFVAATDKGAEEVLFSGQTALPALIQGAGAWSVGELVLLVVCKSLAYSVSLSSFRGGPTFPGMFIGAAGGIALSHLAGLPLTAGVGMGVGAMTVVMLGGLPLTAVLLTLLFLQSEATNLISVVIVAVVVAWVTAARLSPWLRPRPRDPGD
- a CDS encoding amino acid adenylation domain-containing protein; amino-acid sequence: MSNVEPRTAVFVGENALTVGCAERWLAAGHEIAGVASDVESVREWARLRGIRQAGRVDLLDAPFDYLFSVVNLRLLPAAVLRRARRLAVNFHDGLLPVDAGLHASAWAILRGATTHGVTWHVMTERADAGDVLVQRRVEVGPDDTSWDLNTRCFAAGLDAFGELVDRLDAGTLRPAAQDLHRRTYHGAADRPTAALTIDWTEPAGRIAALVRATAFGPHANEFGTAKIAYEGGRLLSVGGARVSEARSTAPPGTVVGCGERSLTVATATHDLVLDAVATIAGLPVNLSESVGRVLPALDGQGAAALTAAQRATIRHERAWVTRLATTRPMDVPYRQTATPPTAWHRFDVPATGGAPTTAAPPTAWHRFDEPDPGGAPATAAHPTAWHQFDVPDPSGAPTTTALPTVRHRFDVPGTPATAAAVCAFLARIGRGEPGDIGLRVPTGDADGLLAPLVPFAVPALTPDFTGYAGEVAARLDAARASGTYLRDVFVRHPRLHDARQLDDGFPIELDLTGQPAAAGPAVVLRITVDPDGSCRWWVADSVAAATEARALVDAFAMFRSGLAGGGAPDTTPLLTAAPTVAPVDYPRDRCIHQLIADQVDRTPDVPAVTSAGQQLTYRQLHARTHELAAHIAAHGVGPGDLVGVSVGRTPDLVATLLAVLRTGAAYVPLDPVYPPERIATMLDDARVRLLVADSAPDPRVAAAAPAILHLGQLGPAPAKDHPDAADPDDRAYVIYTSGSTGRPKGVQIGHRALTNFLSSMVREPGLTAGDRMLAVTTVCFDIAVLELFGPLLVGGAVHLADADTARDGHALCELIGRERPTVLQATPVTWKMLIAAGWGGSPGLRAWCGGEALTRDLADGLRIRAEAVWNLYGPTETTVWSTVSRVVAGAPITLGQPVANTRLYVLDDQLRPLPVGVPGELCIGGDGVADGYLDRPTLTADRFRQDPFADQGRLYRTGDLVRRTAGGALEFLGRTDHQVKIRGFRIELGEIEAVLAAAAEVGSAVVVARRDDTEATLAAYVTAAPGRTVDIGVLRAAAGRRLPDYMVPASVTVLDALPLTANGKVDRGALPAPALTAEPTSRRPETVRERQLCALFGASLGRDIGSDDDYFAAGGDSLRAVGLISAARDAGLVLTVADLFAAPTAARLAARLDGFAAPQEPVDLVAEVSLAPEVVPRRRSPRHVLLTGATGFLGAFLLHELAADPAVRVTCVVRSTDGLDRIRKNLRGYGLAEPTGNVDVRIADLAVDSAPTGLPERIDTIVHAAADVHFLRPYHQLAATNVGGTRRILEVAADTGAVVHHLSSMGVFGYAPRGAGRATADAPLPPPDRLVTGYQRSKWVAEGVCEVARSRGIPVTIHRLARVSGAATTGACQRDDFLWRILKGCVQIGGVPADTDLAFDLVPVDHAARAIADLVRLGTGGTHHQANPVPVTFTALVDQVRRAGYPLTDLDRRKWTDLVGADPANAAHALVDSFAATAWGPDHEVFLEPGPSGATCPAPHAGLLETYVDYFRRTGFLP